The Coffea eugenioides isolate CCC68of chromosome 8, Ceug_1.0, whole genome shotgun sequence genome has a segment encoding these proteins:
- the LOC113780631 gene encoding uncharacterized protein LOC113780631 — protein MCRPVICVDGTHLRGKYKGKLLVAVTQDANNNILPIAYAIVDEETISSWSWFMEQLRYNMALDRHPICVISDRYNGIIYTMTHFDYWEEPLAYHRFCLRHVRSNLMTHFKGLHLKKLCWAMGRARQLRKWRMFRKELRSMFPDTWNYLSVISPEKWCLTHDDGRRWGILTTNISESYNNVLRGASHLPIRACIDMTFHRIVALFKTRREDASHYRNPFPPKIWRRFKNAELKAGAHRVIEFDGPSGVYKVITGRRVDGKGGNTQTIRFFYKRCSCEKWQNYRLPCSHALAVCRNRGDNPGFLVDQQFTKTRWAVQYSGKFNPLPHQDTWLHPGWELQTDRSKFVTRRAGRVGASRIRNEMDERDPDEPRRCRNCHQTGHNRRNCPNYRS, from the coding sequence ATGTGCAGGCCGGTTATATGCGTTGATGGCACTCATTTGCGTGGCAAATACAAGGGCAAACTCCTTGTTGCAGTCACTCAAGATGCGAACAACAACATTCTGCCAATTGCTTATGCCATAGTGGATGAGGAGACGATTTCCAGTTGGTCATGGTTCATGGAACAATTAAGATATAATATGGCACTTGATCGACATCCTATCTGTGTCATTTCCGATCGCTACAATGGTATCATCTATACCATGACACACTTTGACTATTGGGAGGAACCTTTAGCCTACCATAGATTTTGCCTGCGACATGTTAGGAGCAATTTGATGACACACTTCAAAGGTTTACACCTTAAAAAGTTGTGTTGGGCAATGGGAAGGGCAAGACAATTACGCAAGTGGCGGATGTTCAGAAAAGAACTACGAAGCATGTTCCCAGATACTTGGAATTATCTGTCAGTCATTAGTCCAGAAAAGTGGTGCCTAACACACGATGATGGCCGTCGTTGGGGTATTCTAACTACCAATATATCCGAAAGCTATAATAATGTCTTGCGCGGGGCAAGCCATTTGCCAATTCGTGCATGCATTGACATGACATTTCATCGGATAGTTGCGTTATTTAAGACGAGAAGGGAAGATGCTTCACATTATCGCAATCCTTTTCCCCCAAAGATATGGCGACGTTTTAAGAATGCTGAGCTGAAGGCCGGCGCCCACAGAGTCATTGAGTTCGATGGCCCATCGGGCGTATACAAGGTTATCACAGGGCGGCGTGTCGATGGTAAAGGAGGCAATACGCAAACCATAAGGTTTTTTTATAAGAGATGCTCTTGTGAAAAGTGGCAGAATTACAGGCTTCCTTGTTCACACGCTTTGGCGGTGTGCAGGAATAGAGGTGACAATCCGGGATTTCTTGTGGACCAGCAGTTTACCAAAACAAGGTGGGCCGTCCAGTATTCAGGGAAGTTTAACCCACTGCCGCATCAAGATACTTGGCTCCATCCTGGATGGGAGCTGCAGACAGACAGGAGCAAATTTGTTACACGTCGGGCAGGGCGGGTTGGAGCTAGCAGAATTCGGAATGAGATGGATGAAAGGGATCCAGACGAACCAAGAAGATGTCGAAATTGTCACCAGACGGGTCACAATAGGAGAAATTGTCCGAATTATAGGTCTTGA